A stretch of Rhinoderma darwinii isolate aRhiDar2 chromosome 4, aRhiDar2.hap1, whole genome shotgun sequence DNA encodes these proteins:
- the LOC142760629 gene encoding cysteine-rich secretory protein 1-like: protein MIVAHYTQLVADNTFSVGCAVAECPGDPNFCFYVCHYYTAGNAAASLYTPYIQGKPCRKCKAACDGQKLCLNYCPHADRAINCLKAKYYNLCPHPRVKLLCRATCECVNQIF from the exons CTTGTCGCAGATAACACATTTTCTGTCGGATGTGCAGTTGCTGAATGCCCAGGGGACCCCAATTTTTGCTTCTATGTCTGTCATTATTATACTGC agGAAATGCAGCTGCATCATTGTACACGCCATATATTCAAGGGAAACCATGCCGCAAATGTAAAGCTGCCTGTGATGGACAAAAGCTCTGCT TGAATTATTGTCCACATGCAGATCGAGCAATAAACTGTCTGAAAGCGAAATATTACAATTTATGTCCTCATCCTCGAGTAAAATTGTTGTGTAGAGCTACCTGTGAATGTGTTAATCAAATTTTTTAA